A single Metarhizium brunneum chromosome 5, complete sequence DNA region contains:
- the COY1 gene encoding Protein CASP: MAQVVGAGPAAAEAASSAARPDAPTAEGAGNKFQHAISSWRSVDLTTLTANLDNTASEIVTYQRDSTVQRKELAQKTKDFRKLDDASKLTEIKGLLKVEAYQNFIDLLTNHSKSVNSAFLQAYTSISEAPDPYPLLEASVDSMLLSEETLPRLAEENKHLQENVSKLTSQLEDVESKLQSERTARKEIEDNLDERVKEVESSWNAVMEEKKDNWAAKENSLEEKVENQERLLNEMRASYEVNQRLGKAGEDQENHHAKASSAELEMLHSDIERTSTRLAEVEARNEQLRLELAQAKSSISIQPEKSLEDDPGYMRMRSENSSLIRKLDASRLEKESMKRSFDSQQRTMERETLHLKEEKETLKAKVQRWNDYEDIKQELEVLKSIEFSTGDDDEVRERIESSTDKGDSLEKLLLSRNKKLGDELTVLRVSHQDLQSRLEDLQEELSRTNAELEKSQNLNQKLEEDLEHMQAEGANAFPSGASVAGTYVTRAQTRKGRISPTSSIISGLDPRSTAGEREPMGGGSGILPMVTAQRDRFKKKNAQLEQELSETHRTAQQLRQEVAALQKDNLNLYEKTRYVSTYNRGGATATSSSAYSSNPNPSTVSIGGTGNPGMAMDRYRQAYESNISPFAAFRGRESARAYRRMSLPERVVYSITRMVLASRTSRNLFAVYCVALHILVFFSLYWLGSADLDKHASSLGSSAAAAAGAAAAGAGKAASGGANHGDWKQDSFNRQ, encoded by the exons ATGGCGCAGGTCGTTGGAGCCGGTCCTGCCGCTGCCGAagctgcttcttcagcagcacGGCCCGACGCGCCGACCGCTGAGGGAGCAGGAAACAAATTCCAGCATGCTATTTCGTCCTGGAGAA GTGTTGATTTGACAACCCTGACCGCGAACCTCGATAATACAGCGTCAGAAATCGTGACGTATCAGCGCGACTCGACAGTGCAGCGTAAAGAGCTGGcacaaaaaacaaaagacttCAGAAAGCTTGATGATGCAAGCAAATTGACCGAAATCAAAGGTCTCTTGAAAG TGGAAGCTTATCAAAATTTCATTGATCTTCTCACGAATCATTCCAAGTCAGTCAACTCAGCCTTCCTTCAGGCCTACACATCGATATCAGAAGCACCGGACCCATACCCACTCTTGGAAGCCTCGGTAGACTCCATGCTCCTGTCAGAGGAGACGCTTCCCAGACTCGCAGAAGAAAATAAGCACCTCCAAGAAAATGTTTCTAAGCTCACTTCCCAACTGGAAGATGTCGAAAGCAAGCTTCAGTCAGAACGAACCGCACGAAAAGAAATCGAGGACAACCTGGACGAGCGTGTTAAAGAGGTTGAATCGTCTTGGAATGCCGTcatggaagagaagaaagacaactgggcagctaaagagaaTAGCTTGGAAGAGAAGGTAGAGAATCAAGAGCGCCTTCTGAACGAAATGCGTGCCAGCTACGAGGTGAATCAGCGCCTTGGAAAAGCAGGAGAAGATCAAGAAAACCACCACGCAAAAGCCTCAAGCGCTGAACTGGAAATGCTCCATTCTGATATTGAGCgcaccagcaccaggctTGCTGAGGTTGAAGCTCGCAATGAGCAGCTGCGACTAGAACTGGCCCAGGCCAAATCCTCCATCTCAATCCAGCCCGAAAAGTCCCTGGAAGATGATCCTGGGTACATGCGCATGAGGTCCGAAAATTCATCCCTGATTCGAAAGCTAGATGCGTCCAGGTTAGAAAAGGAAAGTATGAAGCGAAGTTTCGATTCTCAGCAGCGTACGATGGAGCGTGAGACACTTCATTTGAAAGAGGAAAAGGAGACGCTAAAGGCCAAGGTCCAAAGATGGAACGACTATGAAGATATCAAGCAGGAACTTGAGGTTCTCAAAAGCATCGAGTTTTCCaccggtgatgatgacgaggttCGAGAAAGGATTGAAAGCAGCACGGACAAGGGGGATTCTTTAGAAAAGCTCCTTCTGTCCCGCAACAAGAAACTAGGTGACGAGCTAACGGTTCTCCGTGTCTCGCACCAAGACTTACAATCTCGGCTGGAGGATCTGCAGGAGGAGCTCTCAAGAACAAATGCAGAGTTGGAGAAGTCACAGAACTTGAATCAGAAGCTAGAGGAAGATCTCGAGCATATGCAGGCCGAAGGAGCCAATGCTTTCCCGTCTGGTGCTTCTGTCGCCGGCACGTACGTCACTCGTGCGCAGACACGAAAGGGTAGGATATCACCTACTTCATCCATCATCAGCGGACTGGATCCACGGTCCACAGCAGGAGAGCGGGAGCCGATGGGAGGCGGGTCAGGTATCCTGCCAATGGTGACAGCACAAAGAGATCGattcaaaaagaaaaacgcCCAATTAGAACAGGAGCTGTCCGAGACGCATCGGACTGCCCAGCAACTACGGCAAGAAGTTGCTGCCTTGCAAAAGGATAACCTCAACTTGTACGAAAAAACAAGATATGTATCAACATACAATCGTGGCGGCGCGACAGCAACTTCGTCATCGGCTTACTCCTCCAACCCGAATCCCTCGACGGTTTCCATCGGCGGGACGGGCAACCCGGGGATGGCCATGGACAGATACCGCCAAGCCTATGAGTCAAACATATCACCGTTTGCGGCTTTTCGTGGTCGAGAGTCGGCCAGAGCCTATCGGCGTATGAGCCTCCCGGAGAGGGTGGTGTATTCGATCACGCGCATGGTTCTGGCGTCCCGTACAAGCAGAAATCTCTTCGCAGTGTACTGTGTAGCGCTGCATATACTGGTCTTTTTCTCACTATATTGGCTCGGCAGCGCAGACTTGGATAAGCATGCGTCCAGTTTGGGCTcctctgctgccgctgctgccggaGCGGCTGCAGCCGGTGCAGGAAAGGCGGCAAGTGGTGGTGCAAATCACGGAGATTGGAAGCAAGATAGTTTCAATAGGCAGTAA
- the rpl-17 gene encoding 60S ribosomal protein uL22, whose protein sequence is MVRYAATEIQSSKSARARGAYLRVSFKNTRETAQAINGWKLQRAVAFLENVKEHKEAVPMRRYAGGTGRCAQGKQFGVSRARWPVKSAQYLLDLLKNAESNADAKGLDTGALIVKHIQVNQAPKQRRRTYRAHGRINPYMSNPCHIELILTEGDEVVQKSDEVAGRDAHLSSRQRGARLRKAITAA, encoded by the exons ATG GTTCGATACGCCGCGACCGAGATCCAGTCCTCCAAGTCGGCCCGCGCCCGCGGTGCCTACCTGCGAGTTTCCTTCAAGAACACCCGCGAGACCGCCCAGGCCATTAATGGCTGGAAGCTGCAGCGCGCTGTTGCCTTCCTCGAGAACGTGAAGGAGCACAAGGAGGCCGTCCCCATGCGACGATATGCCGGCGGCACCGGCCGCTGCGCCCAAG GCAAGCAGTTCGGTGTCTCCAGGGCCCGATGGCCCGTCAAGTCGGCCCAGTACCTCCTGGACCTTCTGAAGAACGCCGAGTCCAACGCTGATGCCAAGGGTCTCGACACCGGTGCCCTGATTGTCAAGCACATCCAGGTCAACCAGGCTCCCAAGCAGCGTCGCCGAACATACCGTGCCCACGGTCGT ATCAACCCTTACATGTCTAACCCTTGCCACATCGAGCTTATCCTgaccgagggcgacgaggttgTACAGAAGTCTGACGAGGTTGCCGGCCGCGATGCCCATCTCAGCTCGAGACAGCGTGGTGCTCGTCTCCGCAAGGCTATCACTGCCGCataa
- the vps-39 gene encoding Vacuolar protein sorting-associated protein 39 encodes MATQTSLAASPTQQAAVEDGPYILRPLLEEIPLASDGSDSNVKINCVEFYDGNLYIGTSASEVLHFVQIPPDSNDVTTRPVYIQASRLSPVSVESPSSRSAGQGVQEILLLPRIGKACILCNSTAAFYSLPELSPVSGISVVKNCTWIGGVDLNDAIAADGSVATSGNDATILLSLKSKIQVVRLADKVLEAPKVTFAGSVLSVRRDSIACVADSRSYALLDIYRRLTIPLMSISTLDETPVEDVGRVQSLRDTAPDPPVRTGPTNLSTPSANTPGHSRNPSQNDNSSNPQKPSSPVPSPSLEPRSNSKSPSPPTDKPLPLPPGEDTSADPSVHPTEHQTLDVLKPHISSPNSEEFLLVIGTKLSEPGVGMFVSLDGEPTRATLQFEKYPEQIVVDGNNFDMTSSQTGFGEEEDCHVLASISKGSDNGLYHGIEIQHINAGQEANPKKHWLEARGISMKHPYGMRTLLGKGQVRLGEIVSKLSQKRFSPFPGPLEASSSLKSSDSRTALSIEQLSKEKELFERDDSQDDDSLPEGWETTRNTEGEQFVRRLSDVETRLAVWNGNCIWWAMRNPLIVQLDALLDEACPRGQMADMDKSAVYAVLKLIRGRDARTELEYMTLDYLRQKAGLLLLINVLSVQKEQVSEGDLNALEKLLVDSKLDPRVVLSLIPGIRNDIIEGKQGIWIYAGVKKIAESYLRSVIFERPAKSALQDIEIQTMHFFRRFLSAWRKMKGFGSVPDEVEVFRTVDAALLISLLELDQRSPRGTVHSGAVRSELNDVVDKGVDCFDRAVDILESYHRLFMLSRLYQSRKMAGDVLATWKRIIEGEEDSASEFDDGEQRVRDYLKKISSQALIQEYGIWLAKRNPRLGVQVFAEDEGKAPRFEPARAVEILRAEAPDAVKYYLEHLVFAKGLTSYVNELLNYYLDVVLGDLRSSAASRETVMATYEAYRALQGPKPTYHHFLLANTPPDGEIWKSRLRLLQLLGGTHDYDTAAIAERIGSLPGDLLVPETIILAGHQRRHEEALRLLVHRLGDYDTAVSYCLRGGSSVYGHLDGRQAGGSMPATEQQRRLFQVVLHEFLSIADVSHRIEQTGALLERFGGWFEVEEVLGLVPDAWSVDVVAGFLIGAMKRLVREKNESVVRRALSGAENLRVNYDLVVGVEQKGPSIEAQN; translated from the exons ATGGCGACACAAACTAGCCTGGCTGCCAGCCCGACCCAGCAGGCAGCGGTCGAAGATGGACCTTATATCTTACGACCGTTATTGGAGGAGATCCCGTTGGCATCAGACGGGTCCGATAGCAATGTGAAGATTAATTGCGTCGAATTTTATG ATGGAAACTTGTACATTGGCACGTCGGCATCCGAGGTGCTTCATTTCGTACAAATTCCCCCTGATTCAAATGATGTGACGACACGACCTGTTTATATTCAAGCTTCCAGGCTATCACCAGTTTCTGTCGAGTCTCCCTCTTCGCGATCGGCTGGTCAAGGTGTGCAGGAAATACTATTGCTGCCACGGATAGGGAAAGCATGTATATTGTGCAACTCAACCGCGGCATTTTATTCTTTGCCGGAACTAAGCCCGGTGTCTGGAATAAGCGTCGTCAAGAACTGTACCTGGATTGGTGGGGTGGACTTGAATGATGCGATTGCTGCAGACGGCTCCGTAGCTACGAGCGGTAACGATGCCACCATACTCCTTTCTTTGAAATCCAAGATACAAGTTGTCCGCCTAGCCGATAAGGTGCTTGAGGCGCCA AAAGTGACATTTGCTGGAAGCGTTTTGTCCGTTCGCCGAGACTCAATAGCTTGCGTCGCCGATTCCAGGTCATACGCGCTATTAGACATTTATAGGCGGCTCACAATTCCATTGATGAGTATCTCGACCCTGGATGAAACACCCGTGGAAGATGTTGGACGAGTTCAATCACTTCGCGATACTGCTCCAGATCCTCCTGTCCGGACAGGTCCGACAAATTTATCTACTCCAAGTGCAAATACGCCAGGCCACAGTCGGAATCCGAGCCAGAATGACAATTCCTCCAACCCTCAAAAGCCGTCCTCTCCGGTGCCTTCACCAAGCCTAGAGCCACGCTCTAATTCTAAATCACCGTCGCCTCCTACAGACAAACCTTTGCCCTTACCCCCTGGCGAGGACACTTCGGCTGATCCAAGTGTGCACCCCACAgaacaccagacattggaTGTGCTCAAGCCGCATATTTCATCACCAAATTCTGAGGAGTTTTTATTGGTTATTGGGACGAAACTATCAGAACCAGGTGTTGGCATGTTTGTTAGTCTGGATGGCGAGCCTACGCGGGCGACGCTTCAGTTTGAGAAATATCCAGAGCAAATTGTGGTTGATGGCAACAATTTTGACATGACTTCGTCTCAGACAGGTtttggcgaggaagaagattgTCATGTATTGGCTTCCATATCTAAGGGATCTGATAATGGGCTTTACCATGGCATAGAAATTCAACACATAAACGCAGGCCAGGAAGCAAATCCAAAAAAGCATTGGTTGGAAGCAAGAGGCATTTCTATGAAGCACCCTTATGGCATGAGGACCTTACTTGGAAAAGGGCAAGTCCGACTCGGCGAGATTGTCTCCAAGCTCAGCCAAAAGCGATTCTCTCCATTTCCTGGACCATTGGAGGCATCTAGCTCACTCAAGAGCTCAGACTCTAGGACCGCACTGTCGATAGAACAATTgtccaaagaaaaagaactTTTCGAACGTGATGACTCGCAGGACGATGATTCACTGCCGGAAGGTTGGGAGACAACCCGCAATACGGAAGGGGAACAGTTCGTGCGACGACTTTCTGACGTTGAAACAAGATTGGCGGTCTGGAACGGCAATTGTATATGGTGGGCAATGCGAAATCCTTTAATTGTCCAACTTGACGCGCTGTTGGACGAAGCATGCCCCAGGGGGCAaatggcagacatggacaagagTGCAGTGTATGCTGTCCTGAAACTTATTCGCGGCCGAGATGCGAGGACAGAATTGGAATACATGACGTTGGATTACCTGCGGCAAAAAGCTggtctccttctcctcatTAACGTTCTGTCTGTGCAAAAAGAGCAAGTCTCTGAAGGCGACCTCAATGCTCTGGAGAAACTTTTGGTGGACAGTAAGCTGGACCCTCGAGTAGTCCTGTCTCTCATTCCCGGAATCAGAAATGACATCATTGAAGGGAAACAAGGCATTTGGATCTATGCAGGGGTAAAGAAGATCGCCGAGTCTTACCTCCGAAGCGTCATTTTTGAAAGACCAGCAAAGAGCGCTCTACAAGATATCGAAATACAGACCATGCACTTTTTCCGCCGATTCCTATCGGCTTGGAGGAAAATGAAGGGATTTGGCAGCGTTCCCGACGAAGTTGAAGTATTCAGGACTGTGGATGCTGCACTTCTCATCTCCTTGCTTGAGCTGGACCAGCGCTCTCCTCGAGGCACGGTTCACAGCGGCGCGGTTAGATCGGAACTTAATGACGTTGTTGACAAAGGAGTGGACTGTTTCGACCGTGCTGTCGACATCTTAGAGTCGTATCATAGGCTTTTTATGCTGAGCAGACTCTACCAAAGCCGCAAAATGGCTGGTGACGTTTTGGCAACCTGGAAACGCATTATTGAAGGGGAAGAGGATAGCGCGTCCGAatttgacgacggcgagcaaCGTGTCCGAGACTACCTGAAGAAGATTAGCAGTCAAGCTCTGATCCAAGAATACGGAATTTGGCTTGCCAAAAGAAATCCACGACTGGGAGTGCAGGTGTTTGCCGAGGATGAGGGGAAGGCTCCCAGGTTTGAACCAGCGCGAGCCGTTGAGATTCTCCGGGCAGAGGCCCCGGATGCGGTCAAATATTACCTAGAGCATCTTGTATTTGCCAAGGGCCTCACGTCATATGTGAACGAGCTCTTAAACTACTATCTTGACGTGGTTCTTGGAGATCTCAGATCCTCGGCAGCCAGTCGAGAGACAGTTATGGCTACATACGAGGCATACAGGGCGTTACAAGGACCCAAGCCGACATACCACCATTTTCTATTAGCAAACACACCCCCGGATGGCGAAATATGGAAGAGTCGCTTACGActgctccagctccttggcgGTACGCATGACTACGACACCGCGGCTATCGCGGAACGTATTGGCAGTTTACCGGGCGACCTGCTCGTCCCTGAGACCATCATTCTAGCTGGCCATCAGCGTCGCCACGAAGAGGCACTACGGCTATTGGTCCACAGGCTTGGTGACTACGATACAGCAGTGTCGTACTGTCTTCGAGGCGGGTCCAGCGTCTACGGGCACCTGGATGGTCGACAGGCTGGAGGTAGCATGCCCGCAACAGAGCAGCAACGCCGTCTATTCCAGGTAGTCCTCCACGAATTTCTGAGCATTGCGGATGTTAGTCATCGAATCGAGCAGACGGGCGCGCTGTTGGAACGTTTTGGTGGCTGGTTCGAAGTGGAAGAAGTGCTAGGCTTGGTGCCCGACGCCTGGTCCGTGGACGTCGTGGCCGGGTTTCTCATAGGAGCGATGAAGAGACTTGTACGAGAGAAGAATGAGAGCGTGGTGAGAAGGGCGCTCAGTGGCGCAGAGAACTTGAGGGTCAACTACGACCTGGTTGTGGGAGTCGAGCAAAAGGGTCCGAGTATCGAGGCACAGAACTAG
- the nop-1 gene encoding rRNA 2'-O-methyltransferase fibrillarin, whose protein sequence is MAFGARGGPRGGGARGGGRGGGRGGFGGDRGGRGGARGGARGGRGGGAGGRGGAFGRGGRGGGRGGAGRGGAYGGAGQKGGAKVIIEPHRHPGVFVVRGGKEDGIATRNLTPGESVYGEKRISVDETVKNDDGTSSTTKVEYRMWNPFRSKLCAAIAGGADDIYMRPGSRVLYLGAASGTSVSHVADLVGPTGYVYAVEFSSRSGRDLISMASKRTNVVPIVEDARQPARYRMIVPMVDVIFADVAQPDQARIVAMNANWFLKVGGGILISIKANCIDSTAPPAEVFASEVQKMRAESIKPKFQLTLEPFERDHCLVAGEYQRYKS, encoded by the exons ATGGCCTTCGGTGCTCGAGGCGGTCCCCGTGGCGGCGGTGCTCGTGGAGGCGGTCGCGGaggcggccgtggaggatTTGGCGGTGATCGTGGTGGTCGTGGTGGTGCCCGTGGTGGTGCTCGAG gcggccgtggtggtggtgctggtggtaGAGGCGGTGCTTTTGGCCGTGGAGGTCGGGGAGGTGGTCGCGGTGGTGCTGGACGCGGCGGTGCCTATGGAGGCGCTGGTCAGAAGGGTGGTGCCAAGGTTATCATT GAGCCTCACCGCCACCCCGGCGTATTTGTCGTCCGTGGAGGCAAGGAAGATGGTATCGCAACCCGAAATCTAACGCCCGGCGAGTCTGTCTATGGCGAAAAACGAATCTCTGTCGATGAGACTGTCAAGAATGACGACGGTACTTCCTCAACAACCAAGGTTGAGTACCGTATGTGGAACCCCTTCCGAAGCAAGCTTTGTGCTGCAATTGCTGGAGGTGCCGACGACATTTACATGCGCCCTGGTTCCCGCGTCCTCTATCTTGGCGCTGCCTCTGGTACCTCTGTCTCGCACGTTGCCGATCTCGTTGGCCCTACCGGATACGTCTATGCCGTCGAGTTCTCTTCCCGATCTGGTCGTGATCTCATCAGCATGGCCTCCAAGCGAACCAACGTTGTTCCCATTGTCGAAGATGCTCGACAGCCCGCTCGTTACCGCATGATTGTCCCCATGGTGGACGTCATCTTTGCCGACGTTGCCCAGCCCGACCAGGCCCGTATTGTTGCCATGAATGCCAACTGGTTCCTCAAAGTCGGTGGCGGTATTCTTATCTCCATCAAGGCAAACTGCATCGACAGCACTGCCCCTCCCGCTGAGGTTTTCGCCAGCGAAGTCCAGAAGATGCGAGCCGAGTCCATCAAGCCCAAGTTCCAGCTTACTCTGG AACCCTTCGAGCGTGACCATTGTTTGGTTGCCGGAGAATACCAGCGCTACAAGTCGTAA